A window of the Pecten maximus chromosome 19, xPecMax1.1, whole genome shotgun sequence genome harbors these coding sequences:
- the LOC117318116 gene encoding uncharacterized protein LOC117318116, which yields MEAFRVISVLLFILGNVDISTSRSARFLFDTIFHSGDFALCPACCPCYDYTKDYGKLTVWHPYHQVKCQLSDRPDCDYHYDQCKDYCVSQLSTNRPIYEPSTYPSPHVNNPASVTSAPVTSAPVTSAPMTADPMTSAPMTLKPVRCEKLKVLDAVALNMAVTLNNNIHKVCTNHPENSPSDDLVYSVCDVTPPSDVYKGSQVITNCQYHKPYTAIKAFPADVDNSNLSLATSGVFIECVPNGFKMVVQSCESAPYILTIATDSHQGALAPQFYHIIMA from the exons CACGATTTCTGTTCGACACAATTTTCCACTCTGGGGACTTTGCGCTGTGTCCAGCTTGCTGCCCTTGTTACGACT ATACCAAAGATTACGGAAAACTGACGGTATGGCATCCTTACCACCAAGTCAAGTGTCAGCTATCAGATCGTCCTGACTGTGACTATCATTATGATCAATGTAAAGACTACTGTGTCA GTCAGTTATCAACTAACCGGCCAATCTATGAACCGTCTACCTACCCTTCGCCTCATGTAAATAATCCCGCCTCGGTGACCTCTGCTCCTGTGACCTCTGCCCCAGTGACCTCTGCCCCGATGACTGCTGATCCAATGACCTCTGCACCCATGACCTTGAAACCTGTCCGATGTGAGAAGTTGAAAGTACTAGACGCTGTTGCATTAAACATGGCGGTAACTCTCAACAATAACATTCATAAAGTTTGTACTAATCATCCAGAAAATTCCCCGTCTGACGACCTCGTCTACAGcgtctgtgacgtcacaccCCCGTCAGATGTCTACAAAGGATCTCAA GTCATAACAAACTGCCAATACCATAAGCCGTACACGGCCATCAAGGCTTTTCCGGCGGATGTAGACAACTCAAACCTCTCCCTGGCCACGTCGGGGGTATTCATAGAATGTGTTCCGAATGGATTCAAG ATGGTAGTCCAATCATGTGAGAGCGCCCCCTATATATTGACGATAGCGACAGATTCCCACCAGGGGGCACTAGCCCCTCagttttatcatattattatggcatag
- the LOC117317505 gene encoding uncharacterized protein LOC117317505, which produces MASVNFSNLQVTEDMLIYFVAHCYNLKLSYATIKLYMCGIKFMCLKHNIPFPSSAELRRMYAILGGVKRARGKISRPRHPVTFNILKDVCGYLRQKSTSFEDLMMQTACIVAFFGFLRCGEFTVKTSFDHTVHLCVSDLIITDDYVMVHLKRSKTDPFREGVKLKLFKVGGILCPYVACCNYVSARLRQNPSPDDPLFIVGNGQALTRSIFITKFKHVLQCIGINSELYNGHSFRIGAAT; this is translated from the coding sequence ATGGCCAGTGTCAACTTTTCTAACCTACAAGTTACTGAGGACATGCTCATTTACTTTGTGGCCCATTGTTACAACTTGAAACTTTCATATGCTACAATCAAATTATACATGTGCGGTATCAAATTTATGTGTCTCAAACACAATATACCATTTCCTAGTTCTGCCGAATTGAGACGGATGTACGCCATCCTGGGAGGCGTGAAACGTGCACGTGGGAAGATCAGCAGACCTCGGCACCCAGTGACATTCAACATTTTGAAAGACGTATGTGGATATCTACGACAAAAGTCAACTTCTTTCGAAGACTTGATGATGCAGACAGCATGCATTGTAGCTTTCTTTGGCTTCTTGAGATGTGGTGAATTTACTGTTAAAACATCATTTGATCATACAGTGCATTTGTGCGTGAGCGATCTGATAATAACAGATGATTACGTCATGGTACACCTCAAAAGATCTAAAACGGACCCGTTTAGGGAAGGGGTGAAGTTAAAACTATTCAAAGTTGGGGGCATTTTATGTCCTTATGTCGCGTGTTGTAATTACGTGTCAGCCAGACTTAGGCAGAACCCTTCACCAGATGATCCCCTGTTCATCGTGGGCAACGGACAAGCTTTAACACGTTCTATATTTATTACCAAGTTTAAGCATGTATTGCAGTGCATAGGAATTAATTCAGAACTTTATAATGGACATTCATTTCGTATTGGAGCTGCCACCTGA